One region of Clostridium sp. Marseille-P299 genomic DNA includes:
- a CDS encoding phosphoribosylanthranilate isomerase: MWTKIKICGCKRKEDIALVNKFLPNYVGFVFANSKRRVSDELAKELKAMLSKEIQSVGVFVNEPINHILSLCEQGIIDVIQLHGDETEDYIKILKQKVSQPVIKAIRVVSKEQIEKADELSCDYLLLDTYQKDSYGGSGVVFDWGMIPRLKKPYFLAGGININNMKEAVSECNPYGLDISSGVEVDGFKDDVKIREIMNLLHTVSFTDLKRE; the protein is encoded by the coding sequence TTGTGGACAAAAATTAAAATTTGTGGATGTAAGCGCAAAGAAGATATAGCTCTTGTGAATAAGTTTCTTCCTAACTACGTTGGATTTGTATTTGCAAATAGCAAAAGAAGGGTTAGTGATGAACTTGCAAAAGAATTAAAAGCAATGTTATCAAAGGAGATACAATCCGTTGGAGTATTTGTTAATGAGCCAATAAATCATATATTATCATTGTGCGAACAAGGCATTATAGATGTAATTCAACTACATGGTGATGAGACAGAAGATTACATTAAAATATTAAAGCAGAAAGTATCGCAACCAGTGATTAAAGCAATTCGGGTAGTATCAAAAGAACAAATAGAAAAGGCAGATGAATTATCTTGTGATTATTTACTACTGGATACCTATCAGAAGGATTCCTATGGTGGGAGTGGAGTAGTATTTGATTGGGGAATGATACCAAGACTTAAGAAACCTTATTTTCTGGCGGGTGGGATAAATATAAATAATATGAAAGAAGCAGTGAGTGAGTGTAATCCGTATGGTCTTGATATTAGTAGTGGCGTTGAAGTGGATGGATTTAAAGATGATGTAAAGATTAGAGAAATAATGAATTTACTGCACACAGTTTCTTTCACAGATTTAAAACGAGAGTAA
- the trpE gene encoding anthranilate synthase component I has product MVIPSYEQASKFFEDYQFIPVCKEIYADAITPITLLRKIAQIDKNYYLLESVEGGERWGRYSFLGMQPLLHVSASKGEVTIKSGAIEKKEKVAPMKALKELLQQYKAPRISGLPTFAGGFVGYFSYEMIQYTEPKLKLKENEYDDYHLMLFDKVIAYDHLKQKINIIVNFKAEEEEQGYQAALLEIEKIIYFIQDNIPLKKQKINEQAEFYCNTTKEEYCKMVEKTKEYIREGDIFQGVISRRFEAKYSSSLLNAYRVLRTTNPSPYMYFIQCEDVQIAGTSPETMVKLEEGKLTTFPVAGTRKRGRDEVEDRQFEEDLLKDEKELAEHNMLVDLARNDMGKVARYGSVLVEEYMKIHRFSKVMHIASVVGGHLRVDKDGLDTVAALLPAGTLSGAPKYRAVEIINELEQVPRGIYGGAIGYLDLSGNLDVCIAIRTAIKRGDKVYVQAGAGIVADSVPELEYEETENKASAVIDAIKRANEVSDI; this is encoded by the coding sequence ATGGTGATTCCAAGTTATGAACAAGCGAGTAAGTTTTTCGAAGATTATCAATTCATTCCTGTTTGCAAAGAAATTTATGCAGATGCAATTACTCCAATTACCTTACTTCGTAAGATAGCACAGATTGATAAAAACTACTATTTGCTTGAAAGTGTTGAAGGTGGCGAGAGATGGGGAAGATACTCTTTTTTAGGAATGCAACCCTTACTTCATGTAAGTGCAAGTAAAGGTGAAGTTACAATAAAAAGTGGAGCCATTGAGAAGAAAGAAAAAGTCGCACCGATGAAAGCTCTAAAAGAGTTATTGCAACAATATAAAGCTCCTCGAATCAGTGGACTTCCGACCTTTGCCGGTGGCTTTGTAGGTTATTTTTCATATGAAATGATTCAATACACAGAACCAAAGCTAAAGCTAAAGGAGAATGAATACGATGATTATCATTTGATGTTGTTTGATAAGGTTATTGCTTATGATCATTTAAAACAAAAGATTAATATCATTGTCAATTTCAAAGCGGAGGAAGAGGAACAAGGCTATCAGGCAGCACTTCTTGAGATAGAGAAAATTATATATTTCATACAAGATAATATACCACTAAAAAAGCAGAAGATAAATGAACAGGCAGAGTTCTATTGCAATACTACGAAAGAGGAGTATTGTAAGATGGTAGAAAAAACAAAAGAATATATCAGAGAAGGTGATATTTTTCAAGGTGTTATCTCAAGAAGATTTGAGGCTAAATATTCAAGTAGTTTACTAAATGCCTACCGCGTATTGCGCACAACAAATCCATCTCCGTATATGTATTTTATCCAATGTGAAGATGTACAAATAGCAGGGACCTCACCAGAAACTATGGTGAAATTAGAAGAAGGAAAACTTACCACGTTTCCAGTTGCAGGAACAAGGAAACGAGGAAGGGATGAGGTAGAAGATAGGCAATTTGAAGAAGATTTGTTAAAGGATGAAAAAGAGCTAGCAGAACACAATATGTTAGTTGATTTAGCAAGAAATGATATGGGTAAGGTGGCACGTTATGGCAGTGTTCTTGTAGAGGAATATATGAAAATCCATCGTTTTTCAAAGGTAATGCATATTGCGTCTGTGGTTGGTGGTCATTTAAGGGTGGATAAGGATGGCCTTGATACAGTAGCTGCTTTATTACCAGCAGGAACCTTATCTGGAGCACCAAAATATCGAGCAGTTGAAATTATTAATGAGTTAGAACAGGTTCCAAGAGGAATTTATGGAGGAGCAATCGGATATTTAGATTTATCTGGGAACTTAGATGTTTGCATTGCGATTCGAACTGCGATAAAAAGAGGTGATAAGGTATATGTGCAAGCGGGAGCAGGTATCGTAGCAGATAGTGTACCAGAGCTTGAATACGAAGAGACTGAAAATAAGGCAAGTGCAGTTATAGATGCAATCAAAAGGGCAAATGAGGTGAGTGATATATGA
- the trpD gene encoding anthranilate phosphoribosyltransferase: MIKDAIYQLVNNNDLSYETAEVVMDEIMSGTASPIHIGAYLTGLRMKGETIEEITASAAGMRKHCTKLLHDMEVLEIVGTGGDEANSFNISTTASFVVSAAGIPVAKHGNRSVSSRCGSADVLEALGVNIMVSPTQSTEILKEIGLCFMFAQTYHSAMKYVAPVRKELGIRTIFNILGPLANPAGANYQLLGVYDETLVRPLAEVLVRLGVKRGMVVYGKDGLDEISISASTTCCEIRDGSIYGYLIEPEQFGFEKCAKEELLGGDSKENAEITKAILMGEKGPKRNAVLMNAAACIYMVKDKISLRQAMDIAAEMIDSKKAYHQLERFIELSNKY, encoded by the coding sequence ATGATCAAAGATGCAATTTATCAATTAGTTAATAACAATGACTTATCCTATGAAACAGCAGAGGTGGTAATGGATGAAATCATGAGCGGTACAGCATCACCAATTCATATTGGTGCGTATCTTACGGGCCTTCGTATGAAGGGAGAAACCATTGAAGAAATTACAGCAAGTGCCGCTGGAATGAGAAAACATTGTACGAAATTACTTCATGACATGGAGGTACTTGAAATTGTAGGAACTGGAGGAGATGAGGCAAACAGTTTTAATATTTCAACAACGGCCAGTTTTGTTGTTTCAGCAGCAGGAATACCAGTTGCCAAGCATGGAAATCGTAGTGTTTCTAGTCGATGTGGCTCAGCTGATGTATTAGAAGCACTGGGAGTTAATATAATGGTTTCGCCAACGCAGAGTACCGAGATATTAAAAGAAATAGGACTTTGCTTTATGTTTGCACAAACCTATCATAGCGCGATGAAATATGTTGCTCCTGTTCGCAAAGAGCTTGGAATTCGTACTATTTTCAATATCTTAGGACCACTTGCAAATCCTGCTGGAGCGAATTATCAATTGCTTGGTGTTTATGATGAAACCCTTGTAAGACCTTTAGCAGAAGTGCTTGTAAGACTTGGAGTAAAAAGAGGCATGGTTGTATACGGTAAAGATGGATTAGATGAAATATCAATTAGTGCAAGTACTACTTGCTGTGAAATACGTGATGGAAGCATTTATGGATATCTGATAGAGCCAGAGCAGTTTGGATTTGAAAAGTGTGCAAAAGAAGAATTACTAGGTGGTGATTCTAAGGAAAACGCAGAGATAACAAAGGCTATTTTAATGGGTGAAAAAGGACCAAAAAGAAATGCAGTTCTAATGAATGCTGCAGCTTGTATCTATATGGTAAAAGATAAAATTTCATTAAGACAGGCGATGGACATTGCTGCAGAAATGATTGATAGTAAAAAAGCTTACCATCAACTTGAGCGTTTTATTGAATTATCGAATAAGTATTAA
- the trpB gene encoding tryptophan synthase subunit beta: MKKGRFGEYGGQYIPETLMNAVKEVEEAYAYYKEDATFIKELEDLMINYAGRPSLLYYAKKMTEDLGGAKVYLKREDLNHTGSHKINNVLGQVLLAKKMGKKRVIAETGAGQHGVATATAATLMGLECEIFMGEEDTKRQALNVFRMELLGAKVHAVTSGTRTLKDAVNETMREWTKRVDDTYYVLGSVMGPHPFPTIVRDFQSVIGKEIKEQMLKAEGRLPDAVIACVGGGSNAMGAFYEFIKDPSVALIGCEAAGHGIHTDMHAATIAKGSDGIFHGMKSIFCQDEYGQIAPVYSISAGLDYPGIGPEHADLYKTGRASYVPVTDDEAVAGFEYLSRMEGIIPAIESAHAVAYARKLAKELPKDKIIVVNISGRGDKDVAAIAKYKGVSIDE, encoded by the coding sequence ATGAAAAAAGGACGTTTTGGGGAATATGGTGGGCAGTATATACCAGAAACCCTTATGAATGCGGTAAAAGAAGTAGAAGAAGCATATGCATATTATAAAGAAGATGCTACATTTATAAAAGAATTAGAGGATCTTATGATAAATTATGCGGGAAGACCTTCTCTACTCTATTATGCTAAGAAAATGACAGAGGATTTAGGTGGAGCAAAAGTTTATCTAAAAAGAGAAGATTTAAATCATACAGGTTCCCATAAAATCAACAATGTTCTAGGGCAAGTGCTACTTGCAAAAAAGATGGGTAAGAAAAGAGTAATTGCTGAAACAGGGGCAGGGCAGCACGGAGTGGCAACTGCTACGGCAGCCACTCTTATGGGATTAGAATGTGAAATATTTATGGGAGAAGAAGATACGAAGCGTCAGGCACTTAATGTGTTTCGAATGGAACTTTTAGGTGCGAAAGTTCATGCAGTAACCAGCGGCACAAGAACCTTAAAAGATGCTGTAAATGAGACTATGAGAGAGTGGACAAAACGTGTGGATGATACATATTATGTTCTTGGTTCTGTTATGGGGCCACATCCATTTCCAACGATCGTACGTGATTTTCAAAGTGTTATTGGTAAAGAGATAAAAGAGCAGATGTTAAAGGCGGAAGGTAGATTACCAGATGCGGTAATTGCTTGTGTTGGAGGCGGAAGTAATGCCATGGGAGCATTTTATGAATTTATCAAGGATCCATCGGTAGCCTTGATTGGATGCGAGGCGGCTGGACATGGGATTCATACCGATATGCATGCAGCGACCATTGCAAAGGGAAGTGATGGAATATTTCATGGAATGAAGTCTATCTTTTGCCAAGACGAATATGGACAAATCGCACCGGTATATTCTATCTCAGCTGGATTAGACTATCCTGGAATTGGACCAGAGCATGCAGATTTGTATAAAACGGGACGTGCAAGCTATGTTCCAGTAACGGATGATGAAGCGGTTGCAGGGTTTGAGTATTTATCAAGGATGGAAGGCATTATACCGGCAATTGAAAGTGCACATGCGGTTGCATATGCAAGAAAGCTTGCAAAGGAGCTACCAAAAGATAAAATAATCGTTGTTAATATTTCTGGGCGTGGCGACAAAGATGTGGCTGCGATTGCAAAATATAAGGGGGTATCAATCGATGAATAG
- the fliS gene encoding flagellar export chaperone FliS translates to MEKDKIQEFTLRVTQASKTELVVILYDILLSDIKEANRYFIEGDLNAYFQELKHAGKCVNELMATLDYRISLSRDLLSLYSYVNKTLIAAQMKKDATLLSSVVSVITKLQVAFSEISKQDTSGPVMVNTQQVYAGLTYGKGTLNESYLNSYDQNRGFKA, encoded by the coding sequence ATGGAAAAGGATAAAATACAAGAGTTTACTTTGCGTGTAACGCAAGCATCGAAAACAGAACTTGTTGTTATTTTATACGATATCCTTTTGTCTGATATAAAAGAGGCGAATCGATATTTTATAGAAGGAGATCTGAATGCATATTTTCAGGAGCTAAAGCACGCTGGAAAATGTGTAAATGAGTTAATGGCAACACTGGATTATAGAATTTCTCTTTCTCGTGATTTGTTAAGTTTATATTCTTATGTGAATAAAACTTTAATTGCCGCGCAGATGAAAAAGGATGCTACTTTACTTAGTTCCGTAGTTTCTGTTATAACGAAATTACAAGTAGCGTTTTCAGAGATTAGCAAACAAGATACCTCTGGTCCTGTCATGGTAAATACCCAACAAGTATATGCGGGTCTTACTTATGGTAAGGGCACTTTAAATGAGTCTTATTTAAACTCATATGATCAAAATCGCGGATTCAAAGCATAG
- the trpC gene encoding indole-3-glycerol phosphate synthase TrpC, with amino-acid sequence MILETIAKDAVERVNRDKLKVSLAEMKKRVESIQKEPFLFERALRKEGLHFICEVKKASPSKGVIAKEFPYVTIAKDYEAADATCISVLTEPNYFLGSDEYLTEIAQSVKIPILRKDFTIDEYQIYQAKAIGADCVLLIVALLSLEQLKQYLKICELIGLSAIVEAHDEEEVKIAVEAGARILGINNRNLKNFEVDITNSLRLRNLIPEDVICIAESGIKNREDIIKFEEARIRIFLIGETLMKSENKKRKLEELRGIVDKN; translated from the coding sequence ATGATTTTAGAGACCATAGCAAAAGATGCAGTGGAACGCGTTAACCGTGATAAATTAAAAGTATCTCTTGCTGAGATGAAAAAACGAGTAGAGTCCATACAAAAAGAACCTTTTTTATTTGAAAGAGCTTTAAGGAAAGAGGGACTTCATTTCATATGTGAAGTTAAAAAAGCATCACCTTCAAAGGGGGTAATTGCAAAAGAATTCCCTTATGTAACGATTGCAAAAGATTATGAAGCCGCAGATGCGACTTGCATTTCTGTATTAACGGAACCAAATTATTTTTTAGGGAGTGATGAGTACTTAACAGAAATAGCGCAATCAGTAAAAATTCCAATTCTTCGTAAGGATTTTACCATCGATGAATATCAAATTTATCAGGCAAAGGCAATTGGGGCAGATTGTGTACTTTTGATTGTAGCCCTACTCTCATTAGAGCAACTAAAACAATATTTAAAGATATGTGAATTGATTGGATTATCAGCAATCGTAGAAGCCCATGATGAGGAGGAAGTAAAAATTGCAGTTGAAGCTGGAGCTCGTATATTAGGTATTAATAATAGGAACTTAAAAAACTTTGAAGTAGATATCACGAATTCTCTACGTCTTAGAAATCTAATACCAGAGGATGTGATTTGTATTGCTGAAAGTGGTATTAAGAATAGAGAGGACATTATTAAATTTGAAGAAGCCAGAATACGAATATTTTTAATCGGAGAAACCTTAATGAAAAGCGAGAATAAAAAAAGGAAGCTTGAGGAGTTGAGAGGTATTGTGGACAAAAATTAA
- a CDS encoding flagellin N-terminal helical domain-containing protein, which produces MSAIKANNQLFRTNSALDKSLERLSSGYRINRAADDAAGMAISKKMRTQIDGLDQASRNGSDGISVIQTAEGALNEVNAMLQRARELAVQASNGTNTAEDRAAIQAEIDQLNSEINRISTSTEFNTKTLLDGSVDNQSYSSSNKVQLISLSDTVTASNMELTIVQDARQAVLSGFKLDDPNYEIKDGENGILNINGMEVEVEVGDTLAEVYEKIRTAGDAMNIKVFAGKPGGDDPEYANYEQVELGSVDSELIFVSNAYGSSQSIEINCDNQELCKLFNLSSQGAKATGIDAKATLGDGFSQTATISARGNILTVTDNNNFEVKFRATPGAAETKFTDATVNGGTANQVDGTDHDVSITVLEAGPMDLQIGANEGQTMTVKIPRVDTTTLGTDVVNVNTEKGAQEAITILDNAVNQVTSIRAKLGAYQNRLDHAIANLDVSSENITEALSRIEDVDMAEEMATYTQQNVLAQAGTSMLAQANERPQMILTLLQG; this is translated from the coding sequence ATGTCAGCGATTAAAGCTAACAATCAATTATTTCGTACAAATTCAGCATTAGATAAAAGTTTGGAGAGATTATCCTCCGGATATCGTATTAATAGAGCAGCCGATGATGCAGCAGGAATGGCAATTTCTAAAAAAATGAGAACTCAGATTGATGGACTTGATCAAGCTTCAAGAAACGGTTCTGATGGTATCTCCGTGATTCAAACAGCAGAAGGTGCCCTAAATGAAGTAAATGCAATGCTTCAAAGGGCAAGAGAGCTTGCAGTTCAAGCATCCAATGGTACCAATACAGCAGAGGATCGCGCTGCAATTCAAGCAGAAATCGATCAATTAAATAGTGAAATAAATCGTATTTCAACTTCCACTGAGTTTAACACAAAGACTTTATTAGATGGTAGCGTAGATAATCAGTCGTATTCTAGTAGTAATAAAGTGCAATTAATTTCATTATCAGATACCGTTACAGCATCTAATATGGAGTTAACGATTGTACAAGATGCAAGACAGGCTGTTCTTAGTGGGTTTAAATTAGATGATCCTAATTACGAGATTAAAGATGGTGAAAATGGAATTCTTAATATCAATGGCATGGAAGTAGAAGTCGAAGTTGGTGATACATTAGCAGAGGTATATGAAAAGATTCGTACTGCTGGAGATGCTATGAATATTAAGGTGTTTGCAGGAAAACCAGGTGGGGATGATCCAGAGTATGCAAATTACGAACAGGTAGAATTAGGTAGTGTAGATAGTGAGCTGATTTTTGTTTCTAATGCATACGGCTCAAGCCAAAGCATTGAAATCAACTGTGATAACCAAGAATTATGTAAGTTATTTAACTTAAGTAGCCAAGGGGCAAAAGCCACAGGCATTGATGCAAAAGCTACCCTAGGAGATGGATTTTCACAAACAGCTACGATTAGTGCGAGGGGAAATATATTAACGGTTACAGATAATAATAACTTTGAGGTAAAATTTAGGGCTACACCAGGCGCAGCTGAGACAAAATTTACAGATGCTACAGTGAATGGTGGTACTGCCAATCAAGTAGATGGTACAGATCATGATGTATCTATTACGGTTTTAGAGGCAGGTCCAATGGATTTACAAATAGGTGCAAATGAAGGACAGACAATGACAGTTAAAATTCCACGTGTGGATACAACAACCCTTGGAACAGATGTTGTTAATGTGAATACAGAAAAAGGCGCACAAGAGGCAATTACTATTCTTGATAATGCTGTAAATCAAGTAACATCTATTCGTGCAAAATTAGGAGCATATCAAAATCGTTTAGACCATGCAATTGCAAACTTAGATGTATCTTCTGAAAACATTACAGAAGCATTATCAAGAATTGAAGATGTAGATATGGCTGAAGAAATGGCAACTTATACACAACAAAACGTGTTAGCACAAGCAGGAACATCAATGCTTGCACAGGCAAATGAAAGACCACAGATGATTTTAACATTATTACAAGGTTAA
- the trpA gene encoding tryptophan synthase subunit alpha produces MNRISGAFDHGKAFIAFVTGGDPDLETTEKLIVSMEEAGADLIEIGVPFSDPIAEGVVIQAANERALKAGCTTDALFDMVARVRDKVKVPLVFLTYINPIYTYGKERFLKRCSECGIDGVIVPDLPYEEKEELESDCNTYDVHLISLIAPTSNERIAMIAKEAKGFIYCVSSLGVTGVRSDIKTDLSAIIKNAKSVTSLPCAIGFGISTTEQAKEMASISDGVIVGSAIVSLIEKYGKDSIEPVKSYVSEMKAAILS; encoded by the coding sequence ATGAATAGAATTAGTGGAGCATTTGACCATGGAAAAGCATTTATTGCATTTGTAACGGGTGGCGATCCGGATTTAGAGACGACTGAGAAGTTAATTGTATCCATGGAAGAGGCAGGGGCAGATTTAATCGAGATTGGGGTCCCTTTTTCGGACCCGATTGCAGAAGGTGTTGTCATTCAAGCAGCCAATGAGAGAGCTTTAAAGGCTGGATGTACAACAGATGCCTTATTTGATATGGTGGCTCGGGTAAGAGATAAAGTAAAAGTGCCACTTGTATTTTTGACATATATTAATCCGATATACACTTATGGAAAAGAGCGATTTTTAAAGCGTTGTAGCGAGTGTGGTATTGATGGAGTTATTGTTCCAGATCTACCTTATGAGGAAAAAGAAGAATTAGAATCTGACTGTAATACATATGATGTTCATTTGATTTCACTTATTGCGCCAACGTCAAACGAGCGAATTGCGATGATTGCAAAAGAGGCAAAAGGCTTTATTTATTGTGTTTCTTCCCTTGGTGTCACTGGTGTACGATCTGATATCAAAACAGATCTCTCAGCCATTATTAAAAATGCGAAATCAGTTACAAGTTTGCCTTGTGCCATTGGTTTTGGAATTTCAACAACAGAGCAAGCAAAAGAAATGGCAAGCATATCGGATGGAGTAATTGTGGGAAGTGCAATTGTATCTTTAATTGAGAAGTATGGAAAGGATAGTATTGAACCTGTAAAATCGTATGTTAGTGAGATGAAAGCGGCAATTTTAAGTTAG
- a CDS encoding anthranilate synthase component II, with product MILLIDNYDSFSYNLVQLVGSICKEKEEVGKFEEIHVIRNDECNIDEIEKMAPDYIILSPGPGRPRDAGVCEDLVLHMKGKAKILGVCLGHQGICEAFGATITYAKELMHGKQSEITVSMDPIFKGITDGCLVARYHSLAVDKESIPKELDIIAETKDGEVMAVKHKKYDIYGLQFHPESVLTPEGKRILENFLG from the coding sequence ATGATTCTATTAATTGATAATTATGATAGCTTTTCCTATAATTTGGTCCAGTTAGTGGGGAGTATTTGCAAAGAAAAAGAAGAGGTAGGAAAGTTTGAAGAAATTCATGTAATTCGCAATGATGAATGTAACATAGATGAAATAGAAAAGATGGCACCAGATTATATTATTTTATCACCCGGACCAGGAAGGCCAAGGGATGCAGGTGTTTGTGAAGATTTAGTACTTCATATGAAAGGTAAGGCAAAAATTTTAGGTGTTTGCCTTGGACATCAAGGAATTTGCGAGGCCTTTGGTGCAACCATTACGTATGCAAAAGAATTAATGCATGGCAAGCAAAGTGAAATAACCGTAAGTATGGATCCAATTTTTAAAGGGATTACGGATGGATGTTTAGTTGCAAGATATCACTCCCTTGCAGTAGATAAGGAAAGTATTCCAAAAGAGCTAGATATTATAGCAGAAACCAAAGACGGAGAAGTTATGGCGGTTAAGCATAAAAAGTATGATATCTACGGGTTACAATTTCACCCGGAATCCGTTCTGACTCCTGAGGGAAAAAGGATACTTGAGAATTTTCTTGGATAG